TTTGGTACCATCAATTTGCAAGGTCAGTAAATCATCCCGGCGAACGCGTACCGTCCAGGATGAGTTGAAATGAGCGATGATTCCGCCTTCCAGTTCAAAGGTAGCGTAAGCGGCATCGTCGGCAGTGGCTTTGTACGTATTTCCTTGCTCGTCTACCCGCTTAGGGATATGAGTAGCACCCAAGCAAGAAACTGCTTTTACCTTTCCGAATATTTGATCTAAGACATAGCGCCAGTGGCAGAGCATATCAACAATAATTCCGCCGTCTTCTTCTTTCTTGTAGTTCCAGGAAGGACGCTGGGCCGGAATAGTATCACCTTCAAATACCCAGTAACCAAACTCACCCCGTACTGACAAAATATCGCCAAAAAAGCCATTTTCAATCAGCCGCTTTACTTTTACCATGCCGGGCAGCCAAAGTTTGTCTTGCACTACTCCGTTCTTCACTCCGTGTTTTTGACACACTTTGTAAATATCTAGGGCCGTTTCAGTGTCAGTAGCCGTAGGTTTTTCGCAATAAACGTGCTTTCCGGCAGCAGCAGCTTTATGAACAGCTTCGGCTCGTCGTCCGGTGGTTTGGGCATCAAAATAAATTGAGTACTGATCGTCTTGTAGTACCTCGTCCACGTTAGTCGTATACTTCTCAATCCCTGATCGT
This region of Tunicatimonas pelagia genomic DNA includes:
- a CDS encoding Gfo/Idh/MocA family protein; protein product: MSTELTTHRVGIIMNGVTGRMGTNQHLMRSIVEIIKQGGVKISPTEVIMPDPILVGRNAVKLQNLCERSGIEKYTTNVDEVLQDDQYSIYFDAQTTGRRAEAVHKAAAAGKHVYCEKPTATDTETALDIYKVCQKHGVKNGVVQDKLWLPGMVKVKRLIENGFFGDILSVRGEFGYWVFEGDTIPAQRPSWNYKKEEDGGIIVDMLCHWRYVLDQIFGKVKAVSCLGATHIPKRVDEQGNTYKATADDAAYATFELEGGIIAHFNSSWTVRVRRDDLLTLQIDGTKGSAVAGLRECWIQHYGNTPKPVWNPDIVQPIDFYNGWSKIPEQELHDNAFKVQWEMFLRHVVKDEPFPYTLLEGAKGVQLAEKGLESWEKRCWVDIPDLEE